A single Amphiprion ocellaris isolate individual 3 ecotype Okinawa chromosome 1, ASM2253959v1, whole genome shotgun sequence DNA region contains:
- the tent4b gene encoding terminal nucleotidyltransferase 4B yields MDPRIAWFQPEQRGPANNLWMQIWETTQGLGYLHVNNSYTTGSQSTSSLKATINGASGAVLTSRNGDSNTGSGEAKTQGMSASMGDGELNEQRDFIPLETNSNRNNRAAGRGGVSGGGQQQGSGVAVLWRGLTDGHPNKRKRDNKASTFGFNSSLLNSGSGTGDYDGYTGTPWKDRNYSEGIVGLHEEINDFYEYISPRPEEEKMRLEVVDRIKGVIHDLWPSAEVQVFGSFSTGLYLPTSDIDLVVFGKWETLPLWTLEEALRKRNVADENSIKVLDKATVPIIKLTDSFTEVKVDISFNVKSGVKAARLIKEFKEKYPVLPYLVLVLKQFLLQRDLNEVFTGGIGSYSLFLMAVSFLQLHYREDVCNPNINIGVLLIEFFELYGRHFNYLKTGIRIKDGGCYVAKDEVQKNMMDGYRPSMLYIEDPLQPDNDVGRSSYGAMQVKQAFDYAYVVLSHAVSPIAKHYPNNETESILGRIIRVTQEVDEYREWIRKNWGSPSQNDLPLNRNDVALFESQQLDECNNNVPNDDDDDVVVLPSAPHSKTSSNSSSPSPSLRSSPSSSPLSPSSTTSTSTSSDADSDGTPCKTAKQQSGRGSSTHREKSAVVSNHRTQSHNTSTPPGNNKGGKARMSRSHHKSGHHGQQNSSSSTKSHPSNKPHHQGNSKKRKNVRDSTQEDLCR; encoded by the exons ATGGATCCGAGAATCGCCTGGTTTCAACCAGAACAACGTGGACCCGCTAACAACCTGTGGATGCAGATTTGGGAGACGACACAGGGGCTCGGCTATTTGCATGTAAATAACAGCTACACCACTGGATCTCAGAGCACGTCGAGTCTGAAAGCGACCATAAACGGGGCGTCGGGAGCTGTCCTCACCAGCAGAAACGGGGACTCAAACACTGGTAGTGGAGAAGCCAAGACTCAGGGGATGTCGGCCTCAATGGGGGACGGAGAATTAAACGAACAACGGGATTTTATACCACTGGAAACCAATAGCAACCGCAACAACCGAGCTGCTGGCAGGGGCGGTGTCAGCGGAGGGGGGCAGCAGCAGGGCAGCGGGGTCGCCGTGCTGTGGAGGGGACTCACGGACGGGCACcccaacaaaagaaaaagagacaacaaaGCTAGCACTTTCGGATTCAATTCCAGCCTCTTGAACAGTGGCAGCGGCACGGGAGACTATGACGGTTACACGGGCACGCCATGGAAAGACAGGAACTACTCAGAAGGGATTGTGGG GTTACACGAGGAGATCAATGACTTCTACGAGTACATCTCCCCACggccagaggaggagaagatgaggCTGGAGGTGGTGGACAGAATCAAGGGAGTCATCCACGACCTGTGGCCCAGTGCCGAG GTCCAAGTGTTTGGGAGTTTCAGCACTGGTCTTTATCTGCCAACAAG TGACATTGACCTGGTCGTTTTTGGGAAGTGGGAGACGCTCCCACTCTGGACATTGGAGGAGGCTCTACGGAAGAGAAACGTTGCTGATGAGAATTCCATCAAAGTTTTGGACAAGGCCACG GTCCCCATCATTAAACTGACGGATTCTTTTACCGAGGTCAAAGTGGACATCAGCTTCAATGTGAAAAGTGGAGTTAAAGCCGCTCGGCTCATCAAGGAATTCAAAGAG AAATACCCTGTGCTGCCTTACCTGGTCCTGGTGCTGAAGCAGTTCCTCCTGCAGAGGGACCTCAATGAGGTTTTTACTGGTGGAATTGGCTCTTACAGTCTCTTTCTCATGGCTGTCAGCTTCCTGCAG CTTCACTACAGGGAAGATGTGTGCAATCCCAACATCAACATTGGTGTTCTGCTCATTGAATTCTTCGAGCTCTATGGTCGCCACTTCAACTACCTGAAAACCGGCATCAGGATAAAAGATGGAGGTTGTTACGTTGCCAAAGATGAGGTCCAGAAGAacatgatggatggatacagACCCTCCATGCTCTACATTGAGGACCCACTGCAACCAG aCAACGATGTTGGCCGGAGTTCATACGGTGCCATGCAGGTGAAGCAGGCATTCGACTACGCCTATGTTGTGCTCAGTCACGCAGTGTCGCCCATTGCCAAGCACTACCCCAACAATGAAACCGAGAG CATACTTGGCCGAATAATCCGTGTGACTCAAGAAGTGGATGAATACAGGGAATGGATCCGAAAGAACTGGGGGAGCCCGTCTCAGAATGATCTGCCACTCAACA GAAATGATGTCGCGCTGTTTGAGTCCCAGCAGCTCGATGAGTGCAACAACAACGTTccaaatgatgatgatgatgatgttgtgGTTCTACCATCAGCTCCCCACAGCAAAACCTCCTCTAACTCTTCCTCTCCATCCCCTTCACTTcgctcctctccctcctcttctccgCTGTCGCCGTCTTCCACGACATCCACCTCCACATCAAGCGATGCA GACTCTGATGGCACACCATGTAAGACAGCCAAGCAGCAGTCTGGCAGGGGATCCAGCACCCACCGAGAGAAGTCTGCTGTCGTCAGTAATCACCGAACACAGAGCCACAATACCAGCACTCCACCCGGAAACAACAAAGGAGGAAAG GCAAGGATGTCTCGTTCTCACCATAAGAGCGGCCACCACGGACAGCAGAACTCCTCCTCCAGCACCAAAAGTCATCCGAGCAACAAGCCACACCACCAGGGCAACAGcaagaagaggaaaaatgtgCGTGACTCTACACAAGAGGACCTCTGCAGATAG